From Podospora bellae-mahoneyi strain CBS 112042 chromosome 3, whole genome shotgun sequence, the proteins below share one genomic window:
- a CDS encoding hypothetical protein (antiSMASH:Cluster_1), which translates to MGFPFSFPFFFLSLCCQQSAKMAPVLPPRRSRITKRDALGPKFDDDDDDDGYNPWSDWNEKSYNGPGGGNSGSEEGILSGDFGRDGERNNIDFDLDDRVTSRNNGLSGGQIAAIVVSIVVFFLLVSGLCFWRDRRRKKRRLAEEQTLADDGVKRDVYMKEQGEELSPVSPISTQRVGGTTPTPGQGIGGQDAPPPYEPRQPEAAHVAGGETATDSGNWRQSRLGTEEDDIMVTDGMPPDTGRQREGKGSGGLEIGT; encoded by the coding sequence ATGGGattccccttttccttcccgtttttttttctctccctctgctGTCAACAATCCGCAAAGATGGCGCCTGTATTACCACCACGACGCTCACGGATCACAAAACGAGACGCCCTTGGCCCTAAAtttgacgatgacgacgacgacgatggatACAACCCCTGGAGTGACTGGAATGAGAAGTCGTATAACGGACCTGGAGGGGGGAACAGCGGATCGGAGGAAGGAATTTTGAGCGGAGATTTTGGGCGTGACGGGGAGAGGAACAACATCGACTTTGACCTTGACGACAGAGTCACCAGCCGGAACAATGGTCTCTCTGGCGGGCAAATAGCGGCGATTGTAGTGTCGATtgtggtcttcttcttgttggtgtcgGGGTTGTGCTTCTGGAGAGATCGGCGGAGGAAGAAGCGGAGGCTGGCGGAAGAGCAGACGTTGGCCGATGATGGAGTGAAGAGGGATGTGTATATGAAGGAGCAAGGAGAGGAGCTAAGCCCTGTGTCGCCTATTAGCACCCAAAGAGTGGGAGGGACGACGCCAACACCGGGACAGGGTATAGGGGGACAGGATGCGCCACCACCATACGAGCCGAGGCAGCCTGAAGCTGCGCATGTTGCGGGAGGGGAGACAGCAACAGACAGCGGCAATTGGAGACAATCCAGACTTGggacagaggaggatgatatcATGGTTACGGATGGGATGCCGCCTGACACCGGGAGACAacgagagggaaaagggagTGGGGGACTTGAGATCGGGACTTGA
- a CDS encoding hypothetical protein (antiSMASH:Cluster_1; EggNog:ENOG503Q0BR; COG:G; CAZy:GH76), with amino-acid sequence MPRRQVSFSIPVEECHIVTMLSTVMLALAITSTRAALNVDLESADSIRFAAGLVASKLMDYYHGEEPGQTPGILPGPPPAGPYYWWEGGALWGTMVDYWHYTHSQFYNDLTLRALVYQANPPHNDYMPPNWTASLGNDDQGFWGMSAMLAAETTFKNPPPGQPQWLALAQAVFNTQAERWDMRYCNGGLRWQIPLSNNGYNYKNSIANAIFFNLGARLARYTNNRTYAEWAGKTWDWMEGVGYIDKKNWNVYDGGHVEGNCTDINRAQFSYTAAIFVQGCGFLYNYTNGEQKWRDRLEGLTNRTLNNFFLSQPKAGTRPAAMEPSCELEERNQCTTDMLSFKGYLHRWMAQTTQMAPFVRGVVMPVLRESVRSMAESCLPDGTCGFRWNRGQYDGNTGAGQQMNALGALVSLLVEQPEVKEAVTAKNGGTSAGDPNAGREGEVGEWEGESEVITDADRVGAAVVTILMVGTVMGMMIWVSTTTGEEEEYARVMRGEKKKGKGRMIERT; translated from the exons ATGCCAAGACGACAAGTTTCCTTCAGCATTCCTGTCGAAGAATGTCATATCGTCACGATGCTATCGACAGTCATGTTGGCACtggccatcaccagcacTAGGGCTGCGCTGAACGTGGACCTGGAATCTGCGG ACTCCATACGCTTCGCCGCCGGTCTCGTCGCAAGCAAGCTGATGGACTACTACCATGGCGAAGAACCGGGCCAAACCCCCGGAATCCTCCCCGGGCCCCCTCCCGCAGGACCGTACTACTGGTGGGAA GGCGGCGCCCTCTGGGGAACCATGGTAGACTACTGGCACTACACCCACTCCCAATTCTACAACGACCTCACCCTTCGCGCCCTCGTCTACCAAGCCAACCCCCCCCACAACGACTACATGCCCCCCAACTGGACCGCCTCCCTCGGCAACGACGACCAAGGCTTCTGGGGCATGTCGGCCATGCTAGCCGCCGAAACCACATTcaaaaacccaccccccggTCAACCCCAGTGGTTAGCCCTCGCACAAGCAGTCTTCAACACGCAAGCCGAGCGATGGGACATGAGATATTGCAACGGGGGTTTGCGGTGGCAGAttcccctctccaacaacggGTACAACTACAAGAACTCGATTGCGAACGCGATTTTTTTCAACCtgggggcgaggttggcgaggtaCACGAACAACAGGACGTATGCCGAGTGGGCGGGGAAGACGTGGGattggatggagggggtggggtaCATTGACAAGAAGAATTGGAATGTGTATGATGGGGGCCATGTGGAGGGGAATTGCACGGATATCAACAGGGCGCAGTTTTCGTACACGGCTGCTATTTTTGTGCAGGGGTGTGGGTTTCTTTATAACTAT ACAAACGGCGAGCAAAAGTGGCGCGATAGGCTCGAGGGACTAACAAACCGAACTTTGAACAACTTTTTCCTTAGTCAACCAAAGGCCGGGACGAGACCGGCGGCTATGGAACCGAGTTgtgagttggaggagaggaaccAGTGTACGACGGATATGTTGTCTTTTAAGGGGTATCTCCACCGGTGGATGGCGCAGACGACGCAGATGGCGCCGTttgtgaggggggttgtcatgccggtgttgagggagTCGGTGAGGAGCATGGCGGAGAGTTGTTTGCCGGATGGGACGTGTGGGTTTAGGTGGAATAGGGGCCAGTATGATGGGAACACGGGGGCCGGGCAGCAGATGAATGCGCTGGGGGCCTTGGTCAGCTTGCTGGTTGAACAACCGGAGGTTAAGGAGGCTGTGACGGCCAAGAATGGGGGGACGAGTGCTGGGGATCCGAATgcgggacgggagggggaagtgggggagtgggagggggagagcgAGGTTATTACCGATGCGGATAGGGttggggcggcggtggtgacgattttgatggtggggactgtgatggggatgatgatttggGTTAGTACGACtacgggggaggaggaggagtatgcTAGGGttatgaggggggagaagaagaagggtaagGGCAGGATGATTGAGAGGACATGA
- a CDS encoding hypothetical protein (antiSMASH:Cluster_1), giving the protein MGDEVSLKTVERSTCAAIAHETRLPECYDDWILPECYDHWDLPEVYIPVANPIEPGQRPSRRDRANRVQAPAALGEKQSPPPRSCWRRHWAWWILAVVLVVGGAAGGAIAGALTLTRRQGLDGSVVSASPRPIETLSGTTSLFGLAQPHGATSGAASQNTQATTTTTTTTAGIQAPTVPTDSRSTSTSTGSGFLPSKPQIQETTTSATATQKDSETGTLGATQTQRSISLPATGTTVEGSPATPIKSSSPSSNSPEPAPLMGQPSKPTRAVQIGRASRPGEARDLLEIAFYPESPCDYEVIGNYGTWVCDTPFALGGTEYQWKGCGSYTWLVWGPSQERFGACADKVTAKTLCGGLLVMGIWLCSPE; this is encoded by the exons ATGGGGGATGAAGTATCGTTGAAGACAGTCGAACGCTCTACCTGCGCTGCTATTGCCCACGAAACTCGGTTACCGGAGTGCTACGACGACTGGATCTTGCCAGAGTGTTACGACCATTGGGATCTACCAGAGGTCTACATTCCAGTTGCCAATCCCATCGAACCCGGCCAGCGACCGTCTAGGCGAGACAGGGCGAACAGAGTACAGGCACCCGCAGCTTTGGGCGAAAAGCagtcccctcctccaagatcCTGTTGGCGACGACACTGGGCTTGGTGGATACTTGCTGTTGTACTCGTTGTAGGAGGGGCAGCTGGCGGTGCCATAGCCGGTGCTCTCACTCTAACGCGTCGCCAAGGTTTAGACGGCTCAGTCGTATCAGCGTCACCACGACCCATCGAAACGTTATCTGG GACCACATCCCTATTTGGATTGGCCCAGCCCCACGGCGCCACATCGGGCGCGGCATCACAAAACACACAAG caacaacaacaacaacaacaacaacagccggAATCCAAGCTCCTACCGTGCCGACTGACTCGCGCTCAACGTCTACATCCACAGGCTCAGGCTTCTTACCCTCAAAGCCACAGATACAAGAGACCACCActtcagcaacagccactCAGAAAGATAGCGAGACCGGTACGTTGGGGGCAACCCAGACTCAACGGTCAATCTCCTTGCCAGCGACAGGCACAACAGTCGAGGGATCCCCAGCAACGCCAATCAAAAGTTCTTCACCGTCCTCCAACAGTCCTGAGCCCGCCCCTCTGATGGGTCAGCCATCGAAGCCAACACGCGCTGTCCAGATCGGAAGGGCATCTCGGCCCGGAGAGGCCCGTGACTTGCTAGAGATCGCTTTCTATCCCGAGAGTCCATGTGACTACGAAGTAATAGGAAACTATGGCACCTGGGTCTGCGACACGCCGTTCGCGCTGGGTGGAACAGAATACCAGTGGAAGGGCTGTGGTAGCTATAcctggttggtttggggacCGAGTCAGGAGAGATTTGGAGCGTGTGCGGATAAGGTGACTGCTAAGACGCTTTGTGGcggtttgttggtgatggggatttGGTTGTGTAGTCCGGAATAG
- a CDS encoding hypothetical protein (antiSMASH:Cluster_1; EggNog:ENOG503PAKI; COG:S): MDAITELLRARALTDHKARIPIDRLVAEHRTHLVRAISIVLSTELALFTYALFTYAQIIDGLPTGEVAWDVRSPLLQGEHPLATEHEELCPGAMEKAREVCPKWDTEMLRFSLQVLNAYQEAAPGSKLFATRLIEMVAVAIHEFGVADVVGYWAKNRILGGVVVFECRAEECDGHNSNYSNPDPPNIYLSPSRAKVTVRVTQLRDEQQQKLVDFLLLEDASKAAESSPLPILVDKKNLKRFKLESSIGKYGIFRDIEERKPLDREALRYLNRRPGSELDDPWAFGLMVITNIVSGNPLPAGMKRRLEDEEPGLAEVYKKVKLEVESRDDSETQDGKGKEKDDAGKGLDGKEEEGGSRHKVTKVVQSDEKNTKRKIATKRAKKRKSEDGVEIKSVDKFLKSMLGSSEQPDTWDL, from the exons ATGGATGCCATCACAGAACTCCTCCGCGCCAGAGCTCTCACAGATCACAAAGCGCGTATTCCCATCGACAGGCTAGTTGCCGAACACCGCACGCACTTGGTGCGCGCCATCAGCATTGTGCTGTCTACCGAGCTCGCCCTGTTCACATACGCTCTGTTCACATACGCTCAGATCATCGACGGCCTTCCCACCGGAGAGGTCGCATGGGACGTGAGAAGCCCTCTCCTACAAGGGGAGCATCCGCTGGCAACTGAGCACGAAGAACTCTGCCCCGGAGCAATGGAAAAAGCACGCGAGGTCTGCCCGAAGTGGGATACGGAGATGCTTAGGTTCAGCCTCCAGGTGCTCAATGCATATCAAGAAGCGGCTCCCGGCAGCAAGCTGTTCGCAACCCGTCTCATTGAGATGGTAGCCGTCGCAATCCACGAGTTCG GTGTGGCCGACGTTGTGGGCTATTGGGCAAAGAACCGGATTCTCGGCGGCGTCGTTGTCTTTGAGTGTCGGGCAGAGGAATGCGACGGCCACAACTCCAATTACAGTAACCCAGACCCACCAAATATCtacctctctccctcccgaGCCAAAGTCACAGTAAGGGTTACGCAGCTCCGcgatgagcagcagcagaaactGGTCGACTTTTTGCTGCTCGAAGATGCAAGCAAGGCGGCTGAATCAAGCCCGCTGCCCATTCTTGTGGACAAGAAGAATCTCAAACGGTTCAAGCTGGAGTCATCCATCGGCAAATATGGGATATTTCGAGATATAGAGGAGCGAAAGCCACTGGACCGGGAGGCCCTCAGGTATCTCAACAGGCGGCCAGGCTCCGAGCTTGACGATCCTTGGGCCTTTGGCCTTATGGTCATTACCAACATTGTGTCGGGGAACCCGTTGCCGGCAGGCATGAAAAGGCGCCTGGAGGATGAAGAGCCAGGGCTCGCGGAGGTTTATAAGAAGGTAAAGTTGGAGGTCGAGTCGAGGGACGATAGCGAAACACAGGATGgaaaagggaaggaaaaggacgACGCCGGGAAGGGGCTGGATGGtaaagaagaggaaggcggctCACGACATAAGGTTACTAAGGTGGTCCAATCGGATGAGAAGAACACAAAGCGCAAGATAGCAACTAAGCGCGCGAAAAAACGGAAAAGCGAAGACGGAGTGGAGATTAAAAGTGTAGATAAGTTCTTAAAAAGCATGCTGGGCTCCTCTGAACAACCAGATACGTGGGACCTATAG
- a CDS encoding hypothetical protein (antiSMASH:Cluster_1) encodes MELVLAFDLTVGLRIGFLLVLKMVFDIRPLNTSVFAKPQDALPADTDALVFGQPHLFFQKCSDGVEDSETGTEQCIEGVNIEVNLRPSHSSLFVNLTSKSWGLIGWVRLLRHCLDILNSRAGQSKQIQNNFTERRTRKGSSYAEDISTSTYDSTKVSFQS; translated from the coding sequence ATGGAGCTGGTGCTCGCATTTGATCTCACGGTCGGTTTGAGGATAGGGTTcctgttggtgttgaagatggtctTCGATATCAGACCACTGAACACCTCGGTGTTCGCAAAGCCGCAAGACGCCCTCCCTGCCGATACAGATGCGCTTGTTTTCGGACAACCTCATCTGTTCTTTCAAAAATGCTCTGATGGAGTGGAGGACTCGGAAACCGGAACAGAACAGTGTATTGAGGGTGTCAATATTGAAGTGAACTTGCGCCCGTCCCACAGCTCGTTGTTTGTGAATCTAACCTCCAAGTCCTGGGGTCTCATTGGGTGGGTTAGGCTGCTCAGGCATTGTCTCGATATATTGAACAGTCGTGCTGGCCAGTCGAAACAAATTCAAAATAACTTCACCGAACGCAGGACTCGCAAAGGCAGTTCTTACGCAGAAGATATCTCAACTAGTACCTATGATTCAACCAAGGTTAGCTTCCAATCCTGA